A window of the Streptomyces albireticuli genome harbors these coding sequences:
- the ftsH gene encoding ATP-dependent zinc metalloprotease FtsH produces MDVKRYFRGPVMWIVLAVLAVVVLMQVVGSSGGYKSVDTSQVVQAIAKDQVKSAELTTGDENKIKVELKDGQKVKGSSKVQANYIDVQGVDLAKTLQANSEKNMIPEGYNVSTSKQNPFIGVLLSLLPFVLIVVVFLFLMNQMQGGGSRVMNFGKSKAKLITKDTPKTTFADVAGSDEAVEELHEIKEFLQEPAKFQAVGAKIPKGVLLYGPPGTGKTLLARAVAGEAGVPFYSISGSDFVEMFVGVGASRVRDLFEQAKANAPAIVFVDEIDAVGRHRGAGLGGGHDEREQTLNQLLVEMDGFDVKGGVILIAATNRPDILDPALLRPGRFDRQIAVDRPDMQGRLEILKVHQKGKPVAPDVDLSAVARRTPGFTGADLSNVLNEAALLTARSDKKLIDNHSLDEAIDRVVAGPQKRTRIMSDKEKKITAYHEGGHALVAAASPNSDPVHKITILSRGRALGYTMVLPDEDKYSTTRNEMLDQLAYMLGGRAAEELVFHDPTTGAANDIEKATATARAMVTQYGMTERLGAIKFGSDNSEPFLGREMSHQRDYSEEVAGLVDEEVKKLIETAHNEAWEILVENRDVLDNLVLALLEKETLNKEEIAEVFKHIVKRPARPAWTGSSRRTPSTRPPVLSPKELAPSNGGQTVESVDLPDDSRPEA; encoded by the coding sequence ATGGACGTGAAGCGCTACTTCCGTGGGCCGGTCATGTGGATCGTGCTGGCCGTCCTCGCCGTGGTCGTGTTGATGCAGGTCGTCGGCTCGTCCGGCGGCTACAAGTCGGTGGACACCAGCCAGGTCGTGCAGGCGATCGCCAAGGACCAGGTGAAATCGGCCGAGCTGACGACCGGCGACGAGAACAAGATCAAGGTCGAGCTCAAGGACGGCCAGAAGGTCAAGGGCAGCAGTAAGGTCCAGGCCAACTACATCGACGTCCAGGGCGTCGACCTGGCCAAGACCCTTCAGGCCAACTCCGAGAAGAACATGATCCCGGAGGGCTACAACGTCTCGACGTCCAAGCAGAACCCCTTCATCGGGGTGCTGCTCTCGTTGCTGCCGTTCGTCCTCATCGTCGTGGTCTTCCTGTTCCTGATGAACCAGATGCAGGGCGGCGGCTCCCGGGTCATGAACTTCGGGAAGTCCAAGGCCAAGCTGATCACCAAGGACACCCCCAAGACGACCTTCGCCGACGTGGCCGGGTCGGACGAGGCGGTCGAGGAGCTCCACGAGATCAAGGAGTTCCTCCAGGAGCCGGCGAAGTTCCAGGCCGTCGGCGCCAAGATCCCCAAGGGTGTGCTGCTCTACGGCCCGCCCGGTACGGGCAAGACCCTGCTCGCGCGCGCCGTCGCCGGCGAGGCGGGCGTGCCCTTCTACTCGATCTCCGGCTCCGACTTCGTCGAGATGTTCGTGGGTGTCGGCGCCTCGCGCGTCCGTGACCTCTTCGAGCAGGCCAAGGCCAACGCCCCGGCCATCGTCTTCGTCGACGAGATCGACGCCGTCGGCCGGCACCGCGGCGCGGGCCTCGGCGGCGGTCACGACGAGCGCGAGCAGACCCTCAACCAGCTCCTGGTCGAGATGGACGGCTTCGACGTGAAGGGCGGCGTCATCCTGATCGCCGCCACCAACCGCCCGGACATCCTCGACCCCGCGCTGCTGCGCCCGGGCCGCTTCGACCGGCAGATCGCCGTCGACCGCCCCGACATGCAGGGCCGTCTGGAGATCCTCAAGGTCCACCAGAAGGGCAAGCCGGTCGCCCCGGACGTCGACCTTTCGGCCGTCGCCCGCCGCACCCCCGGCTTCACCGGTGCCGATCTCTCCAACGTGCTGAACGAGGCCGCGCTCCTCACGGCCCGCAGCGACAAGAAGCTGATCGACAACCACTCCCTGGACGAGGCGATCGACCGCGTCGTGGCCGGCCCGCAGAAGCGGACCCGGATCATGAGCGACAAGGAAAAGAAGATCACCGCGTACCACGAGGGCGGTCACGCCCTGGTCGCGGCGGCCTCGCCGAACTCCGACCCGGTCCACAAGATCACGATCCTGTCCCGCGGTCGCGCGCTCGGCTACACCATGGTCCTGCCCGACGAGGACAAGTACTCCACCACGCGCAACGAGATGCTCGACCAGCTGGCGTACATGCTGGGCGGCCGCGCGGCCGAGGAGCTCGTCTTCCACGACCCGACCACCGGTGCGGCCAACGACATCGAGAAGGCCACCGCCACGGCCCGCGCGATGGTCACGCAGTACGGCATGACCGAGCGGCTCGGCGCGATCAAGTTCGGCTCGGACAACAGCGAGCCGTTCCTGGGCCGCGAGATGTCGCACCAGCGCGACTACTCGGAAGAGGTCGCGGGCCTGGTCGACGAAGAGGTCAAGAAGCTCATCGAGACCGCGCACAACGAGGCGTGGGAGATCCTCGTCGAGAACCGCGACGTCCTCGACAACCTGGTTCTGGCCCTCCTGGAGAAGGAGACGCTGAACAAGGAGGAGATCGCCGAGGTCTTCAAGCACATCGTGAAGCGCCCGGCCCGCCCGGCGTGGACCGGTTCCTCGCGCCGTACGCCGTCCACCCGCCCGCCGGTGCTCTCCCCCAAGGAGCTCGCGCCGAGCAACGGCGGCCAGACCGTCGAGTCCGTCGACCTCCCCGACGACTCGCGGCCGGAGGCCTGA
- the hpt gene encoding hypoxanthine phosphoribosyltransferase, with protein sequence MGTDLKSVLITKEEIDAKLAELAAKIDAEYAGKDLLIVGVLKGAVMVMADLARALSTPLTMDWMAVSSYGAGTQSSGVVRILKDLDTDIKGKHVLIVEDIIDSGLTLSWLLSNLGSREPASLNVVTLLRKPEAAKVAIDVKWVGFDIPNEFVVGYGLDFAEKYRNLPFVGTLAPHVYGG encoded by the coding sequence ATGGGCACCGACCTCAAGTCGGTGCTCATCACCAAGGAAGAGATCGACGCGAAGCTGGCGGAGCTGGCCGCGAAGATCGACGCGGAGTACGCGGGCAAGGACCTGCTCATCGTCGGCGTCCTGAAGGGCGCCGTGATGGTGATGGCGGACCTGGCGCGTGCGCTGTCCACCCCCCTCACGATGGACTGGATGGCGGTGTCCTCGTACGGCGCGGGCACCCAGTCCTCCGGGGTGGTGCGCATCCTGAAGGACCTCGACACCGACATCAAGGGCAAGCACGTCCTGATCGTCGAGGACATCATCGACTCCGGCCTCACGCTGTCGTGGCTGCTGTCGAACCTGGGCTCGCGCGAGCCCGCCTCCCTCAATGTCGTGACGCTCCTGCGCAAGCCGGAGGCGGCCAAGGTCGCGATCGACGTGAAGTGGGTCGGCTTCGACATCCCCAACGAGTTCGTGGTCGGCTACGGCCTGGACTTCGCCGAGAAGTACCGCAACCTGCCCTTCGTGGGCACGCTCGCGCCGCACGTCTACGGCGGCTAG
- the tilS gene encoding tRNA lysidine(34) synthetase TilS, translating into MGPHPAVAAIRLAVRRVLHDVLTPTSPASVPPAPSDRPPLVLVACSGGADSMALASALAFEAPRLGIRAGGVTVDHGLQHGSDIRAAEVVSRLAAFDLDPVEAVTVTVGRDGGPEAAARDARYAALDAAAERHGAAAVLLGHTRDDQAETVLLGLARGSGIRSLSGMAVASGVDGRYRRPFLGLDRQTARKACMVQSLPVWDDPHNADPAYTRSRVRHEALPVLEKALGKGVVEALARTAQLSRDDADALDGWAAAVEPSVRDDTGALEAAKLFALPPAVRRRVLRRAAISAGSPAGSLFARHIEEVDRLITGWRGQGAINLPGRVAVRRQGGRLVLRQG; encoded by the coding sequence ATGGGTCCACATCCCGCGGTCGCCGCGATACGCCTGGCGGTCCGCCGCGTACTCCACGACGTCCTCACCCCCACCTCACCCGCATCCGTACCCCCCGCTCCCTCGGACCGGCCGCCGCTGGTCCTGGTGGCCTGCTCCGGCGGCGCCGACTCCATGGCGCTGGCCTCCGCCCTGGCCTTCGAGGCCCCCAGGCTCGGCATCCGGGCCGGCGGGGTCACCGTCGACCACGGCCTCCAGCACGGTTCCGACATCCGCGCCGCCGAGGTCGTCAGCCGGCTGGCCGCCTTCGACCTCGACCCCGTCGAGGCCGTCACGGTGACGGTCGGCCGGGACGGCGGCCCCGAGGCCGCCGCCCGCGACGCCCGCTACGCCGCGCTGGACGCCGCCGCCGAGCGGCACGGCGCCGCCGCGGTCCTCCTCGGCCACACCCGGGACGACCAGGCCGAGACGGTCCTCCTCGGCCTCGCTCGCGGCTCCGGCATCCGCTCGCTGTCCGGCATGGCCGTGGCATCCGGCGTCGACGGCCGCTACCGCAGGCCCTTCCTGGGCCTCGACCGCCAGACCGCCCGCAAGGCCTGCATGGTGCAGTCCCTGCCCGTCTGGGACGACCCGCACAACGCCGACCCGGCCTACACCCGCTCCCGGGTCCGCCACGAGGCCCTCCCCGTCCTGGAGAAGGCGCTCGGCAAGGGCGTCGTCGAGGCCCTCGCCCGCACGGCCCAGCTCTCCCGCGACGACGCGGACGCCCTCGACGGCTGGGCCGCCGCCGTGGAGCCGTCCGTGCGCGACGACACCGGCGCCCTGGAGGCCGCGAAGCTCTTCGCGCTGCCCCCCGCGGTCCGCCGCCGGGTGCTGCGCCGCGCGGCCATCTCGGCGGGCTCTCCCGCCGGTTCGCTCTTCGCCCGGCACATCGAGGAAGTCGACCGGCTGATCACCGGTTGGCGCGGCCAAGGAGCCATCAACCTCCCCGGGCGGGTCGCGGTCCGCAGGCAGGGTGGCAGACTGGTGCTCCGGCAGGGCTGA
- a CDS encoding zinc-dependent metalloprotease has protein sequence MTSIGGAEMVDWKLAVATATRLVRPGPEVGRDEAREVVAELRRHAKTSEEHVRAFTRMAPPPGDPDDPAVRDTPVLVVDRAGWIKANVAGFRAVLGPLLEKMQDRRGNVPGGAVLGAVGGKVTGVELGMLLSFLASRVLGQYETFAPATGDLPGAANGGRLLLVAPNIVHVERELEVDPHDFRLWVCLHEETHRTQFTAVPWLRDHIEGEIQAFLGETEVDPATLLGRVREAAQSLAGGRPADEEAGEAEERGGRSIVDLVQTPAQREILGRLTAVMSLLEGHADYVMDGVGPRVVPSVAEIREKFQQRRANGAGRLDAALRRLLGLDAKLRQYRDGERFVRAVVDAVGMDGFNRVWTSPNTLPTKAEIAKPADWVTRVHGRSEQ, from the coding sequence ATGACGAGCATCGGTGGTGCGGAGATGGTCGACTGGAAGCTCGCGGTGGCGACTGCGACCCGGCTCGTACGGCCGGGGCCCGAAGTCGGCCGTGACGAGGCGCGGGAGGTCGTCGCCGAGCTGCGGCGGCACGCGAAGACGTCGGAGGAGCACGTCCGGGCGTTCACCCGGATGGCACCGCCGCCGGGGGACCCGGACGATCCGGCGGTGCGCGACACCCCGGTGCTGGTGGTGGACCGGGCCGGGTGGATCAAGGCGAACGTCGCCGGTTTCCGGGCTGTTCTCGGCCCGCTGCTGGAGAAGATGCAGGACCGGCGGGGCAATGTGCCCGGCGGCGCGGTGCTGGGTGCCGTCGGCGGCAAGGTGACCGGTGTGGAGCTGGGCATGCTGCTGTCGTTCCTCGCCTCCCGCGTGCTGGGCCAGTACGAGACGTTCGCGCCCGCCACGGGCGACCTGCCGGGGGCGGCGAACGGCGGCCGGCTGCTGCTCGTGGCGCCGAACATCGTCCACGTCGAGCGGGAGCTGGAGGTGGATCCGCACGACTTCCGGCTGTGGGTGTGCCTGCACGAGGAGACGCACCGGACGCAGTTCACGGCCGTGCCCTGGCTGCGCGACCACATCGAGGGCGAGATCCAGGCGTTCCTCGGCGAGACCGAGGTCGACCCGGCGACACTGCTGGGGCGTGTCCGCGAGGCCGCGCAGTCGCTGGCGGGCGGCCGCCCGGCCGACGAGGAGGCCGGTGAGGCCGAGGAGCGGGGCGGCCGGAGCATCGTCGACCTGGTCCAGACGCCCGCCCAGCGGGAGATCCTGGGCCGGCTGACGGCGGTGATGTCCCTGCTGGAGGGGCACGCCGACTACGTGATGGACGGTGTGGGCCCGCGGGTGGTGCCCTCGGTCGCCGAGATCCGGGAGAAGTTCCAGCAGCGGCGGGCGAACGGCGCGGGGCGGCTGGACGCGGCGCTGCGCAGGCTGCTGGGCCTGGACGCCAAGCTGCGGCAGTACCGTGACGGTGAGCGTTTCGTACGGGCGGTCGTGGACGCGGTGGGCATGGACGGCTTCAACCGCGTGTGGACCTCCCCGAACACACTCCCGACCAAGGCGGAGATCGCCAAACCGGCGGACTGGGTCACGAGGGTGCACGGCAGGTCCGAGCAGTGA
- the dacB gene encoding D-alanyl-D-alanine carboxypeptidase/D-alanyl-D-alanine-endopeptidase — MRFVAVSALAGLVAAGGAVGAAGPWEGGRRVAERDRAAAGADRPDGRGEARPDGPGRLAAPPVLLGAGGRGAAREAGPAGLAAALEPLLKDPALGDRHSAAVYDAATGKRLHGSDEGAGRTPASTIKLATAAAALSALGPDHRVDTTVVTDGDDGIVLVGGGDPTLTARDDAGSGPQRPASLKELARSTARALKARDKDRVRVGYDTSRYAGPALHPIGTDENLAPVSALMVDEGRLDGSDRGTAERSTDPAADAAEKFAGLLRDEGVGTEGGVTSRRAGDRAERLAAVSSPTVAALVERTLTYSDNDIAEALARQTALASGQEASFEGAARAVTARLDALGLPGAKIADGSGLDRADQVSADLLARLLVRAAEPGRPGLRPLLTGLPVAGFTGTLRGRYGHEAAGRGLVRAKTGTLTGVNTLAGTVVDAEGRVVTFAFMASGTGDADAAQRALDRLAAKVADCGCRS, encoded by the coding sequence GTGCGATTCGTCGCGGTTTCCGCCTTGGCCGGGCTGGTGGCCGCCGGAGGCGCCGTGGGCGCCGCGGGCCCGTGGGAGGGCGGCCGGCGCGTCGCCGAGCGGGACCGCGCGGCGGCGGGCGCGGACCGTCCGGACGGCCGGGGCGAGGCCCGACCGGACGGGCCCGGACGCCTGGCCGCGCCCCCCGTCCTGCTGGGCGCCGGCGGGCGCGGCGCCGCCCGTGAGGCCGGCCCGGCCGGCCTCGCCGCCGCGCTCGAACCGCTCCTGAAGGACCCCGCGCTGGGCGACCGGCACTCGGCCGCCGTCTACGACGCCGCCACCGGCAAGCGGCTCCACGGCTCTGACGAGGGCGCCGGCCGGACCCCCGCCTCCACGATCAAGCTGGCCACCGCGGCGGCGGCGCTCTCGGCCCTCGGCCCGGACCACCGCGTCGACACCACGGTCGTGACCGACGGCGACGACGGGATCGTGCTCGTCGGCGGGGGAGACCCCACCCTCACGGCGCGCGACGACGCCGGTTCCGGCCCGCAGCGGCCCGCGAGCCTGAAGGAGCTGGCCCGGAGCACCGCCCGGGCGCTCAAGGCGCGCGACAAGGACCGGGTCCGGGTCGGCTACGACACCTCCCGCTACGCCGGCCCCGCCCTCCACCCCATCGGCACCGACGAGAACCTCGCGCCCGTCAGCGCCCTGATGGTCGACGAGGGCCGCCTCGACGGCTCCGACCGCGGCACGGCCGAGCGCTCCACGGACCCGGCCGCCGACGCGGCGGAGAAGTTCGCCGGCCTGCTGCGCGACGAAGGCGTCGGCACCGAGGGCGGCGTGACGTCCCGCCGGGCCGGCGACCGGGCGGAGCGCCTCGCCGCGGTGTCCTCGCCGACCGTGGCCGCGCTCGTCGAGCGGACCCTCACCTACAGCGACAACGACATCGCCGAGGCACTGGCCCGGCAGACCGCGCTCGCCTCGGGGCAGGAGGCGAGCTTCGAAGGCGCGGCAAGGGCGGTCACCGCGCGCCTGGACGCGCTGGGGCTGCCCGGCGCCAAGATCGCCGACGGCAGCGGCCTGGACCGCGCCGACCAGGTCTCCGCGGACCTCCTCGCCCGGCTGCTCGTACGCGCCGCCGAGCCCGGCCGCCCGGGGCTGCGCCCGCTCCTCACGGGCCTGCCGGTGGCGGGCTTCACCGGCACCCTGCGCGGCCGGTACGGGCACGAGGCGGCGGGCCGCGGCCTCGTCCGGGCCAAGACCGGCACGCTGACGGGCGTGAACACGCTGGCCGGGACCGTGGTCGACGCCGAGGGCCGGGTCGTGACGTTCGCGTTCATGGCCTCCGGCACCGGCGACGCGGACGCCGCGCAGCGGGCCCTGGACCGGCTGGCCGCCAAGGTGGCGGACTGCGGCTGCCGGAGCTGA
- a CDS encoding inorganic diphosphatase, with the protein MEFDVTIEIPKGSRNKYEVDHETGRIRLDRRLFTSTSYPADYGFVENTLGEDGDPLDALVILDEPTFPGCLIKCRAIGMFRMTDEAGGDDKLLCVPANDPRVEHLRDIHHVSEFDRLEIQHFFEVYKDLEPGKSVEGADWVGRAEAEAEIEASYKRLEAAGGAHH; encoded by the coding sequence GTGGAGTTCGACGTCACCATCGAGATCCCGAAGGGTTCGCGGAACAAGTACGAGGTGGACCACGAGACGGGTCGCATCCGCCTGGACCGTCGACTCTTCACCTCGACCAGCTACCCGGCCGACTACGGCTTCGTCGAGAACACCCTCGGCGAGGACGGCGACCCGCTGGACGCCCTCGTCATCCTGGACGAGCCGACGTTCCCGGGCTGCCTCATCAAGTGCCGCGCCATCGGCATGTTCCGCATGACGGACGAGGCCGGCGGCGACGACAAGCTGCTGTGCGTCCCGGCGAACGACCCGCGCGTGGAGCACCTGCGCGACATCCACCACGTGTCGGAGTTCGACCGCCTGGAGATCCAGCACTTCTTCGAGGTCTACAAGGACCTGGAGCCGGGCAAGTCGGTCGAGGGCGCGGACTGGGTCGGCCGCGCGGAGGCCGAGGCGGAGATCGAGGCGTCCTACAAGCGCCTTGAGGCCGCGGGCGGCGCCCACCACTGA
- a CDS encoding threonine/serine ThrE exporter family protein produces MADRKRGGRSADADQVEDRKPQSDEAHSAFTPPLGVPLPPPPEDDHPTSEFAVPEGIAPESGTEPEGSAFTLPPGTVAPTAPQAVVYPAFTPPHGIPRVSLTKEAPWQDRMRTMLRMPVGERPAPERAEKQDEPGPPVPRVLDLTLRIGELLLAGGEGAEDVEAAMFGVAHAYGLDRCEPTVTFTLLTVSYQPSLVDDPVTANRTVRRRGTDYTRLSAVFRLVHDITSRGLTLEEAYGRLAEIRRNRHPYPGWALTAASGLLAGAASMLVGGGLLVFVAAAVGAMCGDRLAWLASGRGLPEFYQFVAAAMPPAAMGVALSASHAHVQASAVITGGLFALIPGRALVSGVQDGLTGYYITAAARLLEVGYLIAGIVCGVLIVLYGGVHIGGGTLNPEAALERQERPVLQIIAAMLLVFAFAVLLQQERHTVWAATLNGGVAWVIYAALADTAKLDPVPATAIAAGLVGLFGQLLSRYRYASALPYVTAAIGPLLPGSATYFALLNFAKNEMNAGISSLTKAAALALAIAIGVNLGSEAARLFIKVPGGAGTRRAAKRTRGF; encoded by the coding sequence GTGGCGGATCGCAAGAGGGGCGGCAGGTCCGCGGACGCGGATCAGGTCGAGGACCGGAAGCCGCAGTCCGACGAGGCGCACAGCGCCTTCACCCCGCCGCTCGGGGTCCCGCTCCCGCCACCGCCCGAGGACGACCACCCGACCTCCGAGTTCGCCGTTCCCGAGGGCATCGCCCCGGAGTCCGGCACGGAACCGGAGGGCTCGGCCTTCACGCTCCCGCCGGGCACCGTCGCCCCCACCGCCCCGCAGGCCGTCGTCTACCCCGCCTTCACCCCGCCGCACGGCATACCCAGGGTCAGCCTGACCAAGGAGGCGCCCTGGCAGGACCGGATGCGCACGATGCTGCGGATGCCGGTCGGCGAGCGGCCCGCCCCCGAGCGGGCCGAGAAGCAGGACGAGCCGGGGCCGCCCGTCCCGCGCGTGCTCGACCTCACCCTGCGCATCGGCGAGCTGCTGCTCGCGGGCGGCGAGGGCGCCGAGGACGTCGAGGCGGCCATGTTCGGCGTCGCGCACGCCTACGGGCTCGACCGCTGCGAGCCGACCGTCACGTTCACCCTGCTGACCGTCAGCTACCAGCCGTCCCTCGTCGACGACCCCGTCACCGCCAACCGCACGGTCCGCCGGCGCGGCACCGACTACACCCGGCTCTCGGCCGTCTTCCGGCTCGTCCACGACATCACCTCCCGGGGCCTGACCCTGGAGGAGGCGTACGGCCGCCTCGCCGAGATCCGCCGCAACCGCCACCCCTACCCGGGCTGGGCGCTGACCGCCGCCTCCGGGCTGCTCGCCGGCGCGGCGAGCATGCTCGTCGGCGGCGGGCTGCTGGTCTTCGTGGCGGCCGCCGTGGGCGCGATGTGCGGCGACCGGCTGGCCTGGCTGGCCTCGGGGCGCGGACTGCCGGAGTTCTACCAGTTCGTGGCGGCCGCGATGCCGCCCGCCGCGATGGGCGTGGCGCTCAGCGCCAGCCACGCGCACGTCCAGGCGTCCGCGGTGATCACCGGCGGGCTGTTCGCGCTGATCCCCGGGCGGGCGCTGGTGTCGGGCGTGCAGGACGGCCTGACCGGCTACTACATCACCGCCGCGGCCCGGCTGCTGGAAGTCGGCTATCTCATCGCCGGCATCGTCTGCGGCGTGCTGATCGTCCTCTACGGGGGCGTGCACATCGGCGGCGGCACCCTCAACCCGGAGGCGGCCCTGGAGCGGCAGGAACGGCCGGTCCTCCAGATCATCGCGGCGATGCTGCTGGTCTTCGCGTTCGCCGTGCTGCTCCAGCAGGAGCGGCACACGGTGTGGGCGGCGACGCTCAACGGCGGCGTCGCCTGGGTGATCTACGCGGCGCTCGCGGACACCGCGAAACTCGACCCCGTGCCCGCCACGGCCATCGCCGCCGGGCTCGTCGGCCTCTTCGGCCAGCTGCTCTCCCGCTACCGGTACGCGTCCGCGCTGCCGTACGTCACGGCGGCGATCGGGCCGCTGCTGCCCGGTAGCGCCACGTACTTCGCGCTGCTGAACTTCGCGAAGAACGAGATGAACGCGGGCATCTCCAGCCTCACGAAGGCGGCGGCCCTCGCGCTGGCGATCGCGATCGGGGTGAACCTGGGCTCCGAGGCGGCCCGGCTGTTCATCAAGGTGCCGGGCGGTGCGGGGACGCGTCGCGCGGCGAAGCGGACGCGAGGCTTCTGA
- a CDS encoding DedA family protein, translating into MTTLALGPQWLDANYLIEQFGLIGVLAIVFAESGLLIGFFLPGDSLLFTTGLLVTTNQIDKPLWLVATLVVLAAVLGDQAGYLFGRKVGPALFKRPDSRLFKQENVEKAHEFFEKYGPKSLVLARFVPIIRTFTPIIAGVSRMNYRSFLTFNIIGGILWGAGVTLLGAALGKVDFVNKHIELILVAIVLISVVPVAIELLRARAKGKKTPAAPGGPGEGRPPVQRGRHAKR; encoded by the coding sequence ATGACCACCCTCGCGCTCGGCCCGCAGTGGCTGGACGCGAACTATCTGATCGAGCAATTCGGTCTGATCGGCGTCCTGGCCATCGTCTTCGCGGAGTCCGGCCTTCTGATCGGCTTCTTCCTGCCGGGCGACTCGCTGCTCTTCACCACCGGCCTGCTGGTCACCACCAACCAGATCGACAAGCCGCTGTGGCTCGTCGCCACGCTGGTCGTGCTCGCCGCCGTCCTCGGCGACCAGGCCGGCTATCTCTTCGGCCGTAAGGTCGGACCCGCCCTCTTCAAGCGACCGGACTCCCGCCTCTTCAAGCAGGAGAACGTCGAGAAGGCGCACGAGTTCTTCGAGAAGTACGGGCCGAAGTCGCTGGTCCTGGCCCGGTTCGTGCCGATCATCCGCACCTTCACGCCGATCATCGCCGGCGTGAGCCGGATGAACTACCGCTCGTTCCTGACCTTCAACATCATCGGCGGCATCCTCTGGGGCGCCGGCGTGACGCTGCTGGGCGCCGCCCTCGGCAAGGTCGACTTCGTCAACAAGCACATCGAGCTGATCCTCGTCGCCATCGTGCTGATCTCGGTGGTGCCCGTCGCCATCGAGCTGCTGCGGGCCCGCGCCAAGGGCAAGAAGACCCCGGCCGCCCCGGGCGGTCCCGGCGAGGGCCGCCCGCCGGTCCAGCGCGGGCGGCACGCCAAGCGCTGA
- a CDS encoding YbjQ family protein, translated as MGIEEYGGGQSQSDVIVVTTNDVPGFRVDRVIGEVFGLTVRSRHVGSQIGAGLKSLIGGELKGLTKTLVETRNQAMERLVEQAKARGANAVLMFRFDVTEAADVGTEVCAYGTAVVISPRA; from the coding sequence ATGGGCATCGAGGAGTACGGCGGCGGCCAGTCACAGTCGGATGTAATCGTGGTCACGACCAACGACGTACCGGGCTTCCGCGTCGACAGGGTGATCGGCGAGGTCTTCGGGCTGACAGTGCGCTCCCGGCACGTCGGCAGCCAGATCGGCGCGGGCCTGAAGTCGCTGATCGGCGGCGAGCTCAAGGGCCTGACCAAGACGCTGGTCGAGACCCGCAACCAGGCGATGGAGCGCCTCGTCGAGCAGGCGAAGGCGCGCGGCGCCAACGCGGTCCTGATGTTCCGCTTCGACGTGACGGAGGCGGCGGACGTGGGCACGGAGGTCTGCGCCTACGGCACGGCCGTCGTGATCTCGCCCCGGGCGTGA
- a CDS encoding PadR family transcriptional regulator: protein MSAIRLLVLGAVRRHGRAHGYQVRHDLEDWGAHEWSNAKPGSIYHALKTMAKQGLLVAHDVAPSEAGGPPRTEYELTAEGGAEYFRLLREALSSHDQKVDVLTAGVGFLVDLPRAEAVALLERRVEALRAWREEIRRNWTPSEGEDWGHIAEIMGMWAHTAESGEAWTRGLIGRLKDGAYVMAGEEPERSGEPGPSGA, encoded by the coding sequence ATGTCGGCGATCCGGCTGCTGGTCCTGGGGGCGGTGCGGCGGCACGGGCGCGCGCACGGCTACCAGGTGCGCCACGACCTGGAGGACTGGGGCGCGCACGAGTGGTCCAACGCCAAGCCCGGCTCGATCTACCACGCGCTCAAGACCATGGCGAAGCAAGGACTGCTCGTCGCCCACGACGTCGCGCCGAGCGAGGCCGGCGGCCCGCCGCGCACGGAGTACGAGCTGACGGCCGAGGGCGGGGCCGAGTACTTCCGGCTGCTGCGGGAGGCCCTCTCCTCCCACGACCAGAAGGTCGACGTCCTTACGGCGGGCGTCGGCTTCCTCGTCGACCTGCCGCGCGCCGAGGCCGTCGCCCTGCTGGAGCGGCGCGTCGAGGCGCTGCGCGCGTGGCGCGAGGAGATCCGCCGTAACTGGACTCCCTCCGAGGGGGAGGACTGGGGACACATCGCCGAGATCATGGGGATGTGGGCGCACACCGCGGAGAGCGGGGAGGCGTGGACCCGGGGCCTGATCGGGCGGCTCAAGGACGGGGCGTACGTGATGGCGGGGGAGGAGCCGGAGCGATCCGGGGAACCCGGCCCGTCCGGGGCTTGA
- a CDS encoding DinB family protein yields the protein MVTHVIEKNPSDERGTLLAFVEAQRGGLRRALLGVTDEEAARRTSASELTLGGLLKHVAETEDTWVRRARGVDPEIPRDPSNWGDSFRILEGESVAGVLAYWERVAAETERFIREVPSLDDTFPLPEAPWFPPSTRVSMRWLLLHLVEEIARHAGHADIIRESLDGKTAFTLVAEAAEAAEAAEAAEEAAARAE from the coding sequence ATGGTGACGCACGTGATCGAGAAGAACCCCTCCGACGAGCGCGGCACGCTGCTGGCGTTCGTGGAGGCCCAGCGCGGCGGCCTGCGCAGGGCGCTGCTCGGGGTGACGGACGAGGAGGCGGCGCGGCGTACGTCCGCCAGCGAGCTCACGCTCGGCGGCCTCCTCAAGCACGTCGCGGAGACCGAGGACACCTGGGTGCGGCGGGCCCGGGGCGTGGACCCGGAGATCCCCCGCGACCCGTCGAACTGGGGAGACAGCTTCCGGATCCTGGAGGGCGAGAGCGTCGCCGGCGTGCTCGCCTACTGGGAGCGCGTCGCCGCCGAGACCGAGCGGTTCATCCGCGAGGTCCCCAGCCTGGACGACACCTTCCCGCTGCCGGAAGCCCCCTGGTTCCCGCCGTCCACCCGGGTGTCGATGCGCTGGCTGCTGCTGCACCTGGTCGAGGAGATCGCCCGGCACGCCGGGCACGCGGACATCATCCGCGAGTCCCTCGACGGGAAGACGGCGTTCACGCTCGTGGCGGAGGCCGCGGAGGCCGCGGAGGCCGCGGAGGCCGCGGAGGAGGCGGCGGCGCGGGCGGAGTGA